In the Drosophila teissieri strain GT53w chromosome 3R, Prin_Dtei_1.1, whole genome shotgun sequence genome, CTTCGCAGGGGCGTTCTATTTCGGGACCTACTATTTGTGGCCGCCATTCTGTCTCACGATTCTGTTTTTACTCGTCTTGTTTGGTCTCCGCATGTCTTGTGCCCCCAGTTTCACACCGTCACTCACTAGACCCCCTTCCTCCCACCGGGGTCATCCTAATGGCCGTGTCTTTGGAAAAATGAGAGGAAGCCCTTAAAAAACACTTTGTTTGAACAAGAATAGAAATTGACTTTCTTCTATATCAACTTTCCAAAACCATTACCATTATGATAGCTCCTGCGTTAGATTAAACCAGATACCCAAAAACACATAGTTTAACCCATTTCCTCATCTCTTTTGTGCTGCCCACAGATCGCGGGGGTAATGACAGCTCCGGCAATGAGGGCAACGCTGGCTATACGGATGGCCAGAATTCCGATCCGCAAAACAGTCCGCCCAGGGACAAGGACTACATGCGcctgcagcagatgcagcagcagcagttgacCCCAGTGAGCTCAGTGGCCGCCAGCATGGGAAGCGGGAGCGTGGTAACGCCCGCTCAGACGGAGAAGCGGTCACGATTGTTCCGAACTTCCAGCAATACTCCGGCAAACACGGGAAGTGGTGGCAACAGCGTCAGTGCCATTAGCGCATCGGGTGGCGGCAAGAGGAAGCACACCCTGAGCCTGAGTTCCGAGCCGAGATCCGTGCTGGAGACTTGCCTATCGCCCACCAATGTGGAGCCACGCAAGCTGCTGCTCGACCAGCTGAGTCGCGTGTTCGCCGGCGAGGACAGCACCATTCCGGAGGTGGTGACCATCATTAGCCCGCCGGAGGCGTTGGGCGGCAGTGCGCTGCTGGCCAAACTGGTCACGCTCTTTGCCAACTCCTTCAAGCCGGCCTTCGTGCCGCAGAACACTGCCGAGGTCAAGGCGGTGCTCCAGGCGCTCATGGCCAAGATCCAGAAGTAGTAAGTGTTCGCGTTCTATCATCACATATGCAATGTTAATGCATTTTCACGTCCACCTTTAGTTGCAACTCTAACGCCAAGCCACCGCACACGGTGAAGGTGCTGCTGATTGGCGGAGATTGGTTGCAGGGAGCAACTCTGCGACATTACGTAGAACTGATGGGAGTGCGACCTCCGGATTGGCTGAATCACCTGCGCTTCTATCTGGTGCCCGTGGGCGGCAGCTGCGGCAGTGTGGCTCGCCATCTCAGCCAAATGGATCAGGCGTACGCGGTGATGTTCGGTTCGGACAATTGGACGCAGCTGTGCGAACGGGCCGCTGCCACAGCGGCAGCGGTCAGTGCGGTGACCACAGTGAATGCCACCGCGCTGACAACCAACCTCGCGGATGCGGCTGGTGTTGCCAAGTCCGACATCGCAGAATTGGTGCAGCGTATTCAGCGCTACCTACTGGCGGCAGGACCCTGCACGCAGATACCCATTGCCGAGGCTATGGTTAACTACAAGGACGAGGACTCCTGCCAGATATTTGTGCCGTTTGTTAGTGTACGTATATAGCCTAAGAATACTTTTCCATCGGCCATAAAAAACCAACCATATTGTTCTTAATATACAGGATGTTCGCATTGGATATCTGGACGCACAGGCCTCGCTGGATCTTGAGGAAAATGCAGCTGGCACCAACGCAGTCGGTAGTGGACTGGGCTCTGGATCTGCATCGAGCTCAGCCATCCCGATAGGCAGCCAGAGCTCGCCAAATGTGCATGGCGTAGTGTCTGGTTCGCCGCCCCAGCAGCAGAGCTTGGGACGCATCTCACCGCCTCTGCAGACGCCACCGTCATCCGCATCCTCTCACCGGGAGCGCAATACCAGTGAATCGCTTAGTACGCCATCGTCGGTGCAGCAGCAGACGTTCAGTGGAGCTCTTGCGGCGGCCGAAGCAGTAGAACTGCAAGTTGACTATTGGCCCCTGGTGAGGCCGGGCGAAGGTCACACCAAGGAGAGTAAGGGTGGCTTGTCTAAGGGTAGCGACGCTGGCGGCAAGAATAGCATTAAGAGTACGTTTAGGAACCTGCAGGTGTGGCGACTGCCACAGCATGCACAGCAATTGGGTGATATGTTCAATGGACTGACTGTTAGTTTCGCCACCAAGgaaaagaagcagaagcaaagTGAGTCCATCCTACTTCGTGTTTCTTATATAATCCTAACTCCTTATCCTAACTCCTTTTTAGTTATGCGCTTGGGCAAAAAGAAGGATAAGGAGCGTGATCTCGAGAAGGAGCAATGTGTGGAGGGCGTGGCCCGTTTGATTTGCTCACCGAAACAATCGCATCCAGTGCCACTGCGAGGTAAGAGTGTCCATCTTCCTCACTGAAGTGTTTTACTAATTTTTCCTTCGCTTCACTTTGGCAGTGTACATTGATGGCACCGAGTGGACGGGAGTCAAGTTCTTCCAAGTATCGTCGCAATGGCAAACGCACGTCAAGAACTTTCCGATTGCGCTCATCGGCTGCACTCCCATGTCCTGTGCTGAATTATCCTAGTCATTTTAAACCCCGACCTCACACGGGACACTCCCAACTCCCACAAACAACACAGATATACGGACACAAAAACTGAAATGTGCTCGGAGCAAGGGAGCCAGTCACTTGCGCggcaataaatattataaaactgaaaagaatgataatttatttataattagtatttgtaaatttttagTTAATAAACCGTTAGCCTGTAACGTTCATTTAAGTTCATTTCCGCACGCAACTTGTGAATTTATCAGAGATACTTTCGACCCGCAACCAGACACATACAGACAAACAGACACTACTAGTTTAATGATATGCTTAACGTAATTATAAACTCGTCAGAGATGAACAACGCGTATCAAAATATCCTGTACAAGAAGTTCTAGAACTAAAACCAAACTAAACTGTGTAGTTACCGTTTCAATAAATTTCTATGGACACGTTGCTCTTGCCTGTTGGCATGTACTagcatacacatatatattctcTAACCGACAGTTCCCAAGCAATCGGGAGCATTAGGCCCCATGATCTCAAAATCGCCGCTCCCGTTTGGCCAACTATCAAACGAATCTAAAAGTACTGCAGCATACTAAGCCTAATTGACAGAAATTTGACATTATACCCAAACCCGTCGTCTATGTACTACCTAAATCAGAAAAATATCTGTGTgtaaaattatatacaaaacaTACTAT is a window encoding:
- the LOC122618998 gene encoding phosphofurin acidic cluster sorting protein 2 isoform X2; amino-acid sequence: MKMVDKSSKLVDKFAVISGTGGSGTGGGSLNLQGGGGGGGSGGGGGVSGSGGISGTAGLSAGGGMTSGQKPVPMKLFAAWEVDRTPPNCIPRLCSLTITRLSILTPLPGDTTSLSLAVKMQSSKRTLRSHEIPINGLALTSSASLQGNSPMSVTGGAGGGGTPGSVGTGGGLGVAVPLTETELDLHFSLQYPHFIKRDGNRLVILLQRRKKYKSRTILGYKTLAEGIIRMDAVLQKSMDMIIELTASGKNGRPGTVVACLRAERVSSIPVDHDNKNNNSVLLADRVAEYSDEDEEAEFSSGEFNDEANELGLIRGYDPKDPRDYNHPAKHDMRKYRNKLQRSGIEDCALVGHHPGSIQHHHPGVVVDSDSEFEMKDKSSSRAKFSRTISLQQRNFKQKIVALLKRFKVSEELEGESGHRGTAALRGERDLDALFQELESLSCCEGDDSGPDMDSISVGSTPKPSLRPFFTNSRIMLHDNITGNGGDLSQLVGGGLGTGIGNTDRGGNDSSGNEGNAGYTDGQNSDPQNSPPRDKDYMRLQQMQQQQLTPVSSVAASMGSGSVVTPAQTEKRSRLFRTSSNTPANTGSGGNSVSAISASGGGKRKHTLSLSSEPRSVLETCLSPTNVEPRKLLLDQLSRVFAGEDSTIPEVVTIISPPEALGGSALLAKLVTLFANSFKPAFVPQNTAEVKAVLQALMAKIQKYCNSNAKPPHTVKVLLIGGDWLQGATLRHYVELMGVRPPDWLNHLRFYLVPVGGSCGSVARHLSQMDQAYAVMFGSDNWTQLCERAAATAAAVSAVTTVNATALTTNLADAAGVAKSDIAELVQRIQRYLLAAGPCTQIPIAEAMVNYKDEDSCQIFVPFVSDVRIGYLDAQASLDLEENAAGTNAVGSGLGSGSASSSAIPIGSQSSPNVHGVVSGSPPQQQSLGRISPPLQTPPSSASSHRERNTSESLSTPSSVQQQTFSGALAAAEAVELQVDYWPLVRPGEGHTKESKGGLSKGSDAGGKNSIKSTFRNLQVWRLPQHAQQLGDMFNGLTVSFATKEKKQKQIMRLGKKKDKERDLEKEQCVEGVARLICSPKQSHPVPLRVYIDGTEWTGVKFFQVSSQWQTHVKNFPIALIGCTPMSCAELS
- the LOC122618998 gene encoding phosphofurin acidic cluster sorting protein 2 isoform X1, which produces MKMVDKSSKLVDKFAVISGTGGSGTGGGSLNLQGGGGGGGSGGGGGVSGSGGISGTAGLSAGGGMTSGQKPVPMKLFAAWEVDRTPPNCIPRLCSLTITRLSILTPLPGDTTSLSLAVKMQSSKRTLRSHEIPINGLALTSSASLQGNSPMSVTGGAGGGGTPGSVGTGGGLGVAVPLTETELDLHFSLQYPHFIKRDGNRLVILLQRRKKYKSRTILGYKTLAEGIIRMDAVLQKSMDMIIELTASGKNGRPGTVVACLRAERVSSIPVDHDNKNNNSVLLADRVAEYSDEDEEAEFSSGEFNDEANELGLIRGYDPKDPRDYNHPAKHDMRKYRNKLQRSGIEDCALVGHHPGSIQHHHPGVVVDSDSEFEMKDKSSSRAKFSRTISLQQRNFKQKIVALLKRFKVSEELEGESGHRGTAALRGERDLDALFQELESLSCCEGDDSGPDMDSISVGSTPKPSLRPFFTNSRIMLHDNITGNGGDLSQLVGGGLGTGIGNTGNSERRSSDKSDQLTNSSYNLENNKNQKCIHLTNNNNSATTPDRGGNDSSGNEGNAGYTDGQNSDPQNSPPRDKDYMRLQQMQQQQLTPVSSVAASMGSGSVVTPAQTEKRSRLFRTSSNTPANTGSGGNSVSAISASGGGKRKHTLSLSSEPRSVLETCLSPTNVEPRKLLLDQLSRVFAGEDSTIPEVVTIISPPEALGGSALLAKLVTLFANSFKPAFVPQNTAEVKAVLQALMAKIQKYCNSNAKPPHTVKVLLIGGDWLQGATLRHYVELMGVRPPDWLNHLRFYLVPVGGSCGSVARHLSQMDQAYAVMFGSDNWTQLCERAAATAAAVSAVTTVNATALTTNLADAAGVAKSDIAELVQRIQRYLLAAGPCTQIPIAEAMVNYKDEDSCQIFVPFVSDVRIGYLDAQASLDLEENAAGTNAVGSGLGSGSASSSAIPIGSQSSPNVHGVVSGSPPQQQSLGRISPPLQTPPSSASSHRERNTSESLSTPSSVQQQTFSGALAAAEAVELQVDYWPLVRPGEGHTKESKGGLSKGSDAGGKNSIKSTFRNLQVWRLPQHAQQLGDMFNGLTVSFATKEKKQKQIMRLGKKKDKERDLEKEQCVEGVARLICSPKQSHPVPLRVYIDGTEWTGVKFFQVSSQWQTHVKNFPIALIGCTPMSCAELS
- the LOC122618998 gene encoding phosphofurin acidic cluster sorting protein 2 isoform X3; amino-acid sequence: MRKYRNKLQRSGIEDCALVGHHPGSIQHHHPGVVVDSDSEFEMKDKSSSRAKFSRTISLQQRNFKQKIVALLKRFKVSEELEGESGHRGTAALRGERDLDALFQELESLSCCEGDDSGPDMDSISVGSTPKPSLRPFFTNSRIMLHDNITGNGGDLSQLVGGGLGTGIGNTGNSERRSSDKSDQLTNSSYNLENNKNQKCIHLTNNNNSATTPDRGGNDSSGNEGNAGYTDGQNSDPQNSPPRDKDYMRLQQMQQQQLTPVSSVAASMGSGSVVTPAQTEKRSRLFRTSSNTPANTGSGGNSVSAISASGGGKRKHTLSLSSEPRSVLETCLSPTNVEPRKLLLDQLSRVFAGEDSTIPEVVTIISPPEALGGSALLAKLVTLFANSFKPAFVPQNTAEVKAVLQALMAKIQKYCNSNAKPPHTVKVLLIGGDWLQGATLRHYVELMGVRPPDWLNHLRFYLVPVGGSCGSVARHLSQMDQAYAVMFGSDNWTQLCERAAATAAAVSAVTTVNATALTTNLADAAGVAKSDIAELVQRIQRYLLAAGPCTQIPIAEAMVNYKDEDSCQIFVPFVSDVRIGYLDAQASLDLEENAAGTNAVGSGLGSGSASSSAIPIGSQSSPNVHGVVSGSPPQQQSLGRISPPLQTPPSSASSHRERNTSESLSTPSSVQQQTFSGALAAAEAVELQVDYWPLVRPGEGHTKESKGGLSKGSDAGGKNSIKSTFRNLQVWRLPQHAQQLGDMFNGLTVSFATKEKKQKQIMRLGKKKDKERDLEKEQCVEGVARLICSPKQSHPVPLRVYIDGTEWTGVKFFQVSSQWQTHVKNFPIALIGCTPMSCAELS